The following proteins are encoded in a genomic region of Montipora foliosa isolate CH-2021 chromosome 8, ASM3666993v2, whole genome shotgun sequence:
- the LOC137967501 gene encoding uncharacterized protein produces MDFSVKVLNDYESVNSAKRLLYDVYIHEMGWEFCEDSPTGFRIDKDKRNEPILCDAFDDAAVWFGAYKDGKLIGVTRAVQRNNDLGKLDLELYPASELPSMRRIFQGNASYNLVEVQRGAVAKDFRNTQPSIIHLLLLFVFSFAQEKGLSVICPTVFPVLETLFSRAGMRLVEKNFTYGEGDEEWPTFIFYSPSVELANVVRKLKGATGKRKSSFLQERGQQAKRQKFLVV; encoded by the coding sequence ATGGATTTTTCCGTGAAAGTTTTAAACGACTACGAGTCTGTAAACTCAGCCAAGCGTCTTTTATACGACGTCTATATCCATGAGATGGGATGGGAGTTTTGTGAAGACAGCCCGACTGGTTTTCGCATCGATAAAGACAAGAGGAACGAGCCCATTCTCTGTGACGCCTTTGACGATGCTGCTGTCTGGTTTGGCGCCTACAAAGATGGCAAACTCATTGGGGTCACTCGCGCCGTGCAACGAAATAACGACCTTGGAAAGCTGGACTTGGAATTGTATCCTGCCAGTGAATTGCCGTCTATGAGAAGAATTTTCCAGGGAAATGCAAGTTATAATTTGGTGGAAGTCCAACGCGGGGCAGTGGCTAAGGACTTCAGAAACACCCAACCAAGTATCATCCATCTTCTTCTGTTATTCGTGTTTAGTTTTGCGCAAGAGAAAGGACTCAGTGTTATCTGTCCCACAGTATTCCCTGTTTTAGAGACTTTATTCAGCCGCGCTGGCATGCGTTTGGTTGAGAAAAATTTCACGTACGGAGAAGGTGACGAGGAATGGCCCACGTTTATCTTTTACTCTCCATCAGTGGAGTTGGCGAACGTAGTGAGAAAGCTGAAAGGTGCAACAGGAAAACGGAAATCAAGTTTTTTACAAGAAAGGGGACAACAAGCTAAGCGACAAAAGTTTCTTGTTGTTTAA